The genomic region TATAACCTGATAGATCAACCAACGTCAGCCTGACAGACTTTTAGCTATCAGTGATACTACGAAGTCTGGCTGGTCATCTCTGCTCCATTTTCATTCTCGTAttacttaaagtgatactatgatgtgatttacaactttgcggaaatacgtccgtttttaattgttgatcacaaatgtaaagctcaaattttccatttttgattagatttattataaaatcgctgaatgtaaaccaccgcgaccgcaaaaaggcatcgaagcgagccgtccgggccggattaaaccatcaatttctagaaatgtGCATTtcattcgaaaaccttaccgatttatgagaaagtgacatagtcatttgtcaaaaacagctaaaaaacattaaatggtgaaatttgacacgagttacccttatGTTTAAGTTGTTTCTCATCATTTTCCAGCATTTTGACGACACAAACCCATCCAAGAATGTGATGGTAGTCCTCGACAACGGGAAGGGCATGGCACCAAAACAACTGAACAACTGGGCCATCTACAGGCTGTCAAAGTTCATCCGCAAGGACAAGAAACGTAAATTGTAAGTTTCCGGAAAACGAAGATGCTTCGGTTGTTTGTTTACGTTAGGTTTTTGGTTTGTGCTCATGTCATAGGCATCAACTTAGAAGGCTGGGGTCGAAATATGCAGAAATATATGTCTCGTTCCTTCCCTTTTTGCCTTTGTGCTCCCGAAAAATGAAACGTCTTCATTCCTGAAGACAACGTTTTTTCATAACCTTTCATTCAGTTGTCTGCTGCTAGAGGAATGTGCCTGCCTGCCATACTTACGCAAGGGTGCATTCTTCAAGCGACACAAAATCGTCATCTGGCAACACAGAAGATTCTGCTGCTTTACATATATCTGTACCAgtcggaggaagccactgagaCCCACAACAAACCgacagcaaacaaaagactgtgGTTACCTAAATTGTTATTGTGGAGCTGATATTATTCAGCCACCTCTGTCTGGTGCAGTGTCAACTATCCTCAGCTGAGTTCCAGGCATGTTTGCCTCTAGTTGCTGTTTCTCAATCTCCTTATCATGCTTCAAGTTCACTTTGATTACAGCTCTGCTGCAGAGGACGGAGGGGCAGGGTAGGTTACTTAGTATTCAGGCATCATTTTGCTATTAATGTTTCTGTGCTGCATTTCCATTGTGCCAAATCGATGATTGTATCGGGCCCAATAGACTAGCCTTTCTCCAATGAATTTGAGAGGTGTGTAATACACTCCTTACAAACCTCACTTAAACCATTCTCAAAATACGTGTCTACTGTTATTGGAAATCTGTCCCGGCACTTAAGCACGGCCAGTTGCACTAATCTCCATAACTTTCCTTTTGCTAAGATTGCTCATTATGGCCTAGTGCATTTTCTCACAACACATTGTCTATTTCAAGAAAGGGTGTTTGGCATTTTGATGTGGTGAATGTGTGTTCTTATTCAGCTATTATAGTAAATCACCCTTTGTACTAGTGTTGTTTTTCAATCTATTTTGTATCTATTGGTAGGTTACTAACTCCGCTTGGTCGTTTCTTCAGCCTGGGTAGATTCCAGGCCTGGTTAGATTCCAGGCAATGCTCGAGGTGGTGGTCTTTACATTCTAAAAACAGCGCAAATGATGAATTGCTGTtgcctgcgattataatcgctgcgaTGTGCAATATCTTATTGTCGCATGCGATTATCGTCTCAGGTAGCAGCAATTTAAATCACTTGTGTGTAAAGGGTGCTCAGATGCAATGAAGTGGGTACAAATCTAATGTTAAGACAGGTAGCTTTAGATTTTGAAATTCGTCGAGTAGTTAGTGGTTCAGTGGTGTAGGGTATCCCTTGCAGCGTAACAGTTCAAATTGTTTAACTTATAGTTCAGTTAGGCATGTCATCATTACCTGCATGAACTTTCGGCCTTGACTAAATATGCACCAAAACCTGGACTGTGTGCCATCCCCTGGCTCGGAGGTCTCCAGGATATCAATTATGCCGGTCTTTTTTTCCACTTTGTAAACAGTTCTGGCAAGATGTTGCCAGAATGACCTCGCTCCTCAAGTATTAGATACATGTAGTGCGAAAGTGAGGCAATCTCAAGGTTTGAGGGTCCACATGGGGACGAGATTGATAGATGTGGGGTCACCTGAACCTTAAACAATACAAACTGAGTGAAGTACAGTGGAagcccggtcggcgaccacctcagtaacgcgaccaccccgcgaacacgaccaaaattctccgctcccgaatggttttctctctaattctcattaactggccctcgctaacacgaccaccccggtacccagaccgcgaccaccagcttggtcggtcccaaactgcaaattaaccccgctaacgcgaccatgaggcctaattgccgtaatcaaccatgaccgcatcgtatcaattggcaccttctcgcaaatccgtgttgatagttagcacctcgaacacaatgaccatgggaatccatatgaaaataaatgatgtgtaagtgagtttgatcaaatgtaagcgcaaataaatgaagaataaactttcttttcgactcacggtttgtttttcatcatttagtattaaatgatgtcaagaggcatgcacacgtagtttttaggacaaataaattatgttgattagtaagagtaccgatactcaaagtaaagaatgcttactacgtcgtaatattgataaaatacgtttttaaaaagatgatttaatcagtaccagttcaaattggctgaagttaaagcaggaagacatcaggaataattctcaacatcttctcacatcacctctctcaatgttagcgggaatattagcttgacatcaagaagggcagctgccgatggtgtgaatgacatgcttgctctaattagcatgctcaagttttaatgtaatgtttggtctaattagctctcgtcagtttatttactcatttacataagttgtaaattaaacgcaaaacactcaagaaaatgattttttattcgtgatatacacacaaattatcgaatcacccggtggcgtagtcattaatgcatgtcaatgtacacacagcatatctgctaggacgatgttttggcgggaaaacctacttatgattcttaaattcactaacgcgaccaccccggtaacacgaccacttcggcttagtcccttgggaggtcgtgttaccggggttccactgtactcacTGATTTCTGATTCTAAGTTCCAGTGGGCCACAAGTGACTTATCAATTGACTAATTTGTCCTTTAAGTCATCCAACATGTGTATCTTGTCTTGTAggaatgatgacgatgatgataaccgGCCCTCCACCCCCGGCACTGCACCAAGATCTCTCAACTCAGACATCTCATATTTTGGAGTAGGTGGCAAACAGGCCGTTTTCTTCATCGGAACATCCACCAGGGTAAGTGGTCTTCACTTGAAGATGCCTCATTATGGTCTTCACTTGAAGATGCCTCATTATGGTCTTCACTTGAAGATGCCTCATTATGGTCTTCACTTGAAGATGCCTCATTATGGTCTTCATTTGAAGATGCCTCATTGTGGTCTTCACCTGAAGATGCCTCATTGTGGTCTTCACTTGAAGATGCCTCATTGTGGTCTTCACCTGAAGATGCCTCATTATGGTCTTCACTTGAAGATGCCTCATTATGGTCTTCACCTGAAGATGCCTCATTGTGGTCTTCACTTGAAGATGCCTCATTGTGCTGGATAATGAAACCATCCCTGGTCGGAATATGAGGACATCTCCCTGTTGCTTCTTTATGATGGGACATGCTTCTTGAAAGATGCATGGTATAATTTGTCCTACCTTATTTACAGATGATCTCCAAACCAAGGGACTCCCGCGACGTCCACGAGCTGACTATCTCCAAGGAAGAGTTTGAGAGGAAGGAGAAAAATAAGGAGGCCATATACAGTGGTTTCATCAGAAACAGAAAGGTATTTATCATCATTACCTTGTGGTCTTTGCTGAATGAGTTGGCAAGTTTGTCACAAATGATCGTCAAATGAAATCTGTGTTTTGTAGCCCGGCGATACAAGTCACTTGAAAGATGAAGACGAAGTTGTACGCCATCTCATCgaagaagaaaaagacaaaGACCATTTTACCGCTGTCGTCatcaatggtatcaaccagacACACATTCCATATATGAAGACACAGGCCAAATCCTGGGCAAGACAATTAGCGTGAGTTTCATAACTTAATTTTTTGCCCAACTGCCTGCTGATATATTAATCTTTTGGGACTAACGAAATGTATCAATCACTCCGGACTAGAGATCAGTTTGTGATGACATCACTTGGAGTTAACATTGGGTTCGATATTGACTCGGAGGCGACCTGCGATGACCCTCATGATCAAACGATCATCGCCACCGGTCGCAGCGATTAAAATGCTCATTTGCGGGGCGCTCTACATCAAGTGTTGCAACTGTTTCGTTCCTCTTTCAGACACATCTATCACTATTACATCCATGGCCCACATGGCAACATGGACAAACCAGATGAAACGAGGCGACCAGGAAGCCCGTTCAAAAATATCGACATTGAGGTAATGAAATTAGTCAAACTTTAGAGTTATCTAGATGTGTGAAGTGTTCTGCCTTCACTTATAACctcaattcctcttcaaaaCGTGCTGCAAAGTAAATTCAAAATCCCCCCTACACATGCAGACTGTCAACAGTGCTTAAAGTCCAACATTCTACTTTCAGAtcaaaatcttcaacaaaggtcACACCACGCCTAAAGTCATCAGCTTACGAGACATCAGCGATGACATGCAGACACAGTACATACGCTCAGCCGTCTGTAACTTCGACTTCAAGGCGACCGTGGAGGGGACGGGGGTAGTCGAGGGGGTGCTGCGGTACCATCCGTTCATGTACGACCGAGAGACGTACCCATCTGATGCCATCGACCCCAGAGGTGAGTAGCGTCATTTTGGTGATAGACATTTGTTGAGTGGAGTGATGCATCATTCATTTGTGATGAGTAAGAGATGTGTCCAGTGTCAAAGTCAGTCCAATTTAGTTTGTTATCTGGAGTTGCACTTCCTTTGTCGTAAAGTGCTTTAAAAAGAGTCCATGGAGGTTGAACAAGTTTATTTGTAATAGTTTATTCTCTCTATGCCAATAAAAATCATGtcactctgtcatattttttatcaaatttttttACTCAATCTTTCACAAAACTTTTTTCCCCCTTTAATTTCAAGTCCCCGTGTTATTGGAAAATTCAGAAAGAGGTATTATGATATGTGTGCAAGGTTTAGCTTCGATGTGATGTAAACTCCTTATAAGCTTGTTTTACTCATGATTATCATGACAGGCAACACTGTGCAAAAAAATCTGCCTGACACTAGTGACAGTATTAGTCCCTTTAAATGGACTGTTTGCATGCTTTTGATGTAGTTAGTGTTGGTTGGGTGCACAGAAATTTAGAATTAAATTCCTTGAAAGAATCCGTTCCTTGGCTTCAGATGACGTTACCTAAAACCAAGATTGTCTGAGCTTTCACAGAATTGAATGTTTCTAAATTTAGTCACGTAAGATAATTCGAAGTCCTTACCATGTTATCTTTTCAAGGTAACACTGTATTTTTCTTTGCTTGAGTTCTTTGTACTCGTCTTGATTAAAGattgaaaatctttttgtgTTTCTATCGTAGTCCATCAAATAAATATCGATGTCGTCAACTTTTTCAATCACCTATGCAAATTCATCGCTGTATCTCACTTGTTCTTTGTTTGCAGCCGAAGCGTTCCCGGAAGACGACAGTGACGTCAACTATTCTGACATCAGACCGGCCCGAGGCCGGAGGGCGATTTATGAGTGTTACTGGAACGGCCGGCTGATTCCATACACGACGATTGACGAGTAAGTTTCGACCAGTCACTATCTGACTCTGACTTTTCTGTCCCTCCATGATGGCTCCTTGGCCTGGCTGACCAGTTCCCCAAGTTAGAAAGCGGTTTTCCTCTGTGTTATGTGACTCCTTTCACCTGCACGTCAtttctgttttcagttttgaatgGTGCAGCATCCCGAAGAAAGCCAGGGGCAACATCCCACTGGAATGTTTCAACAGGATCTCTGGTGTTCTCTTCACAAACGACAAGTTCCAAGTCAGCACAAATAAGTTGACCTTCATCGACCTTGAGATGAAGCTAAGAGACAAGCAGTGCGTGTTCAGTCGGGTCATCCAGGGACCCAGGCCTCAGGTAagcagggctttccaactactATAGGCAGTTTCGGGGCCCTAAGGCGAATCCCGGGTGCCAGAAAACTGCCAGGCTTTATTGACCTGGTGACTCAGTTATCGGCCAGAAGCTGGCTTTTCAAGTCCCCAGGCTTTCTCCCATTAGAATGCTTTACGACTTTTTCTTTTCTCCAGGAAAAGAGGACAAATATCGACAAAGAGTTCTACAACTGGTTGAAGGAGTGTCACGAGCAGTGTGACAAACAGATCAAGTTCTCTCACTTCACTAAACAAGTATCGAGGAATGACCTGCCGAAAAACAAGCAGACGCCGTGGGCAGAGTACACGCACATCGAGTGGGATGGGAAGGCTTTCCAGAAAGGTCAACTGGTAAGGCATTTGCTGACAAATGGAAttcagatacagtggaacctcccttagccgcCACCCTCTCTAGTTTTGTTCCCATATTGGTTtgttgtcatgggatttgacctctctaatcatgacacctctctataaaggacagcacgaGTCTGTCCTGAGGGTGATGATCATCATATGCTCATTTGTAGGGCACTTTTGGAGCCTCTCTGACTATTCGATTATCTCCTCCAGGTGCGGATACAGAGAACACTGCCAGTGACCTACGGTAGAATCAACCGCTTCTTACTCTTCGGGGACCACGAGGGCGACGTGTTTGCCACAGGTGGCGACATTGAGATCGTCCAGGAACCAAAGACGTTGTACGATGAGGTGAAAGTCTACCCGCTGGTGAAGCTGGACCGGACAGTGACGCAGGAAGCGATCAAGAAATATATCGAGGAGGAAGAGGCAAAGTGAGTGATGTAGTTATTGTGTgaagtaaagtttgttttgtTCAAGTGTCGGCCCTAATGAATGGGCCAGCTTTGGCCGATTTGGAATGGTGTACCTTCCATTGACCCTTTTGCTACCCTTGAGCCACAGTGCGGGACATGAAATGACACCCCTGCGACAACAATGACCCGTAGAGAGGTACATGCACTTCTGTACTTCTTTGTAAAGCTTTTACAATGTAAGTTATGTGTGTTCGAGTCATTGCTACTCGAGGAATGGAACTCTGAATGCACTCATGAAAGTATGATTGAATGATTTATCTTTTAGACTCCCTCACAAATTGAAAATCGCGTGGCCGGAGGGATACGAAGTGACGAAGGGTGAAAAGAGAGCGGCGGGAAAGACAGTCGGTGCCATAAAAGTTGAGATTGCCAATAGGAAGGGAGAGTACATCAGCAAGTTGCCTGGGACGGTCGGCTCGTCCAAGAAACTGCTGGTGGAGCTTAAAGTTATATGGCATTGTAAGTggttttgttgtgttttgtAATCAAACCTTAAATTCACAAATCATTCAATTTTTTACGAGACTTGCACGAGAGGATGTGATTTATGAGCTGCAGGCAATGGTCAAGAACTGTAGCAATGCTGGCATCGAAACCAGTGTCTGACTCATTCCTGTCCGTTTTACTTTGCAGCACCACATGGTGATGAAGTCATTGTCTCTCACATCAGTCAGCACGGCAAGACCTGGCCCTACTGGttcagaaagatggaaaacatcaaaaatcttGGACAATACACGATTTCTATCCAAGCCGTCTTAAATGAGAGCGGAGCGAATAAGTTTGCTGGTCGGGAGCTCCCAATGGAGAAAATCAAATTCACAGTCACAGGTAAGAAATGTTGAAAGTATTTTGGCCTGCGAAGATTTAAATCATCCTGCCAGATCCTGTAGCACATAAGATCGAAAAGAATATGTCTTTGAAGAGGTTAAGATTCATTTCAATTTCGGATTTCGAGCCACGCTTCTAATGTGCAGATCTTTTTCTTCACAGAGGCAGAGCCGGAAAAGTTCAACGTCGGTCTCCTGGAGGGTCCGTTCCGAGTTGGCTCACCATTCCAGATTCCGTTAGAATTCCAGGACGGATACAACAACCTCACAAAACCAAGTGAAAAACTGGAACCAAAACTAGAAGCAAGGTAGGCATTTGTCACTCAAACTGTTCCGTGTTTCTCCTACCGATATCGGAAAGTTTCTTTGTGTCAATGTACATAAACTAggaacaaatatacatgtaggattagCCTTCCTTAGAGGCTTTCAGGTTAGACCAGTAATTATTGTGTGCAGTCTTGTCTGATGAATTTGAAGAGTGTAGACATGAACCTATGAAGAACCTTTGGCTTGGAGGACAAAGAGGACACCAGAGACCCACTACAGTCTCAATAAAAGCTAATGCTGAAATCCTGATCTTTCCTTTCAGTGGCCTCGAGTTGAAGTACGACCAAACAGAAATCAAAGGCAATACATTGGTCATCAAGGGCATCATAGCTAAAGGTGCCGTCAGCTCTGTGACCGGGCAAAACTTCGATCTGACGGTGAGCGTAGAGGCTCTAGAGAACTCAAAACAGTCTCTCAAGATTAGGTTACTCCCTGGTCCGCCCCAATCCATCCGGGTACAGCCGACAGAAGAGCCGATTGAAATCGAGAACGGACAGCCAGCAAACTTTACCGTCTGTCTGTTGGATGAAGCGGGCAATGTGACAACAGTTCCTAAAGTGGTGCTGACGGCAAAGGTATGTTACATGACACATCTCTTCTTCTCATCTGTTTCCACTTGTGCTGACGGCAAAGGTATGTTACATGACACATCTCTTCTTCTCATCTGGTTCCACTTGTGCTGACGGCAAAGGTATGTTACATGACACATCTCTTCTTCTCATCTGTTTCCACTTGTGCTGACGGCAAAGGTATGTTACATGACACATCTCTTCTTCTCATCTATTCCACTTCCTCGAACCTCCTGTGCTATCCTTGATTACAAAGTTTACAGAAGCACTTGTTCTTGCGGCAGGGATGCCTGGACTAAACACGACTCCACTACAAGGTGTGCTGATCTGAAAAGAGACAAATTGAAGTAACGTCACTTGCCAGAGACCTCAATCTTACCTGATgtgattttctcttttcagttcaCAGGTGTGCCCGGCCTCGCCCATTACCTCTACACTGGAGACTGTACAAGCACCGGTCATATCGTGTTCACAGGCGAGCCCCTCGTCATGAAGAAAGTGCGGGGATCACAGAACCTCACTGCTAAGATCGAAGTGCAGGTAGATGTAAGAAAATTTTCTGCatgctcctttgatattttcaagattttgattAATCGCTACTCCATCACCCTGTGTGATCAGTTCTAGTCGAGTTACCTGATGGTCAACGCAGTGGTTCTGTGTTATCCTTGCAGGGATTCCTGTGTCATAATTCTGAAAACGAAATCGGATAGGATGTTGCTTCAACAAACCATAAGGAGTATTAGTAGGCCCTTTCCTTTTAAAAGCCAGTAATCTCAATTTGGTGTTAACGATGCCCTATGCAAGTGGAAATTGCACTTTTATCTTATTCCTCATTGCAGGGTATGCGAAATATCAAAGCCGTGGAGAGAAAGCTGGTCATCGTGCCGAGTTCTAAGGCAAGCAACATGGAGGTATTCTACAAGTATAACGGAGATAAAAATCTCCCTATCAGAGCAGGGTCTGACATCAATGGTGTGGCTGGTGAAATGATTAAAGGAATTAGTAAGTAATTGCATGACCATCTTCAAGTATTTGACTTGTTTTGTGAGACCACGTCATCCTAACATTGAAACTCATCTTTGGCAACATCTGTATGTTATCTCTTTTGTTTTTTGTTCTCAAACCTATTGTAACCTTTTCAGCTTTCAAAATCTTTGACGAAGCTGGTCGGGAAATAGAAATGGAGGACCATTTGGCCAAGAAAGTCAAAGTGAACTGGACGCCCAAGTTAATCAAAGACCTGGTCTTGAAAGGCGGCCTGCCTGATATTAAAATACCGACGTCTGCTTCCGACACCAAGTATTGTCATATAAGTATCAATGGAACTGGGGTGGATTTCTCTTTCACGATCAAGTGAGTACATTGCTATAGTACTTGGTTTCTGAAATTCTAAATGAGGAACGCTTTCTTCTCATTGACACTATCGTTTGGTTATCTTGCCAACTAAAAAGATCAAGATCTTGACCCATTCTTCAATCATAATACTGTTTAATCTGACTGAGTTATAACAATTTTGAGGGGCAGCGGtagtgcagtggaagagagtcggcctcatgatcaggaggtcatgggttcgactcccggccgagtcactgcttagttcccccactggtcgagttcaagtgagcaccttctggttgctccttgaaacccctgattgatttctgtggagaccggggtaataatatgatatcccaaagcgctttgagcgcgaactatagtgtcacggaattgcgccatataaaagactcattattattattataacaatttgtttattttcagaccTACCCCCGGTGAGCCAGCTGTGTTGAAGTGTAAATGCGCATCGACCCAAATGAGGATCGGTGAAACACTTGACGGCGAGATCGTCATCACCCTCAAGGATAAGAAAGACAATGAAATTAAAAATGTAAGTAAGAAACTTTCCAGAAATGTAATGTCTAAAAAAGCTGGTTTTTTTCCTCGGGAAGAAGCTAACTGAGACTACTGCCTTCTTTGGCACCGCTCCATCTTGGCTGCATCGCTGACCTAAATGTTTCAGGTGTCGTCAAGGGGTAAAATTCCCTGCCTCCCTGTTTGATTTCATATCCTCTTTTCCCAATTTCCAGTTACCCAGCAGTGCAATAGATGACCTCGAGGTCTCGGGCGATGATCTGAACATCCACGAAATCGACAAAAGCATCAACGGCAATACGTTTGTGATCAAAGGAGTCAAGTTCGAGGGCAACAGTCTTGGCGGGAAAGAACTCAAGATCAAGTGGAAGGAGTTGACGGAATATGTTCGGCTACAGATGGTGTCCGGGCCGCCGGCAAAGTTGACCATTCCTGGATGGGATTTAACGCAGGTGGGTTGGGATTGAGAGAGTATGTTATGGGGGAGCGGTAGTGTcatcctcatgatcaagaggtcgtgggttcgactcatGGCTGAGTCACTGcctggttcccctactggtcgagttaaGGTTGTTCCTTGAATACtggttgatgatgacgatgatgatgacacagATGTTCAGGACGGATTGATGATTGACTTAATCGATTTGTATCTTCaggcagtggctgtcttcaacGAGCGCAAGTTTGAGAAGCCATTGATCGTACAAGTGTGTGATGAGTTAGGCAACCCGACCTCCGACcctgaggtcaaagttcaacTGGCGAAGGATACTGGCATCAAGGTAAGAACATATGGTCCATCTTTTAGGATGGAGAAAGGTGTTTCTAGTGGAACATATCTCTGTTGTTGACCCAGAGATACCTCTTTAACCTCAGTTCACTGTGGTGTGGTCAATTCAGCTTTTGTTTAGATGCCGTGGACATCTCTATGCAAAACCTCTCAAACATTTGTGGCTATTCCTCTCTCGACTTCAGTCAGACACTCGAGTCAGTTGTTGTGCAAGTCCTCTCCGAAACCAAGGCGTCTGCTGAGAAGTGTATGGGCCAATCGAGACCGGTCTTCGTCTCAGGATAGTCCAAAGCCAGAGGTTGAAAATCCCCCCCAAGGCCTCGTGTCTGTCAACTCTCATGTTTGTTTCTGATTCCATTTTACAGCTATCTCCCGCACCACAACCCACCAAAGTTGACAAAGCTGGACAAGTGAACTTCGGCAACTTAATTGTGACAGCGAAAACGTAAGGAAGACCGTCCAGTAAATTTTTTGT from Lineus longissimus chromosome 19, tnLinLong1.2, whole genome shotgun sequence harbors:
- the LOC135502735 gene encoding structural maintenance of chromosomes flexible hinge domain-containing protein 1-like isoform X2; the encoded protein is MYEYYASEGQNPLPYAFAELIDNSLAATADNLGVRQIEIRLHFDDTNPSKNVMVVLDNGKGMAPKQLNNWAIYRLSKFIRKDKKRKFSAAEDGGAGNDDDDDNRPSTPGTAPRSLNSDISYFGVGGKQAVFFIGTSTRMISKPRDSRDVHELTISKEEFERKEKNKEAIYSGFIRNRKPGDTSHLKDEDEVVRHLIEEEKDKDHFTAVVINGINQTHIPYMKTQAKSWARQLAHIYHYYIHGPHGNMDKPDETRRPGSPFKNIDIEIKIFNKGHTTPKVISLRDISDDMQTQYIRSAVCNFDFKATVEGTGVVEGVLRYHPFMYDRETYPSDAIDPRAEAFPEDDSDVNYSDIRPARGRRAIYECYWNGRLIPYTTIDDFEWCSIPKKARGNIPLECFNRISGVLFTNDKFQVSTNKLTFIDLEMKLRDKQCVFSRVIQGPRPQEKRTNIDKEFYNWLKECHEQCDKQIKFSHFTKQVSRNDLPKNKQTPWAEYTHIEWDGKAFQKGQLVRIQRTLPVTYGRINRFLLFGDHEGDVFATGGDIEIVQEPKTLYDEVKVYPLVKLDRTVTQEAIKKYIEEEEAKLPHKLKIAWPEGYEVTKGEKRAAGKTVGAIKVEIANRKGEYISKLPGTVGSSKKLLVELKVIWHSPHGDEVIVSHISQHGKTWPYWFRKMENIKNLGQYTISIQAVLNESGANKFAGRELPMEKIKFTVTEAEPEKFNVGLLEGPFRVGSPFQIPLEFQDGYNNLTKPSEKLEPKLEASGLELKYDQTEIKGNTLVIKGIIAKGAVSSVTGQNFDLTVSVEALENSKQSLKIRLLPGPPQSIRVQPTEEPIEIENGQPANFTVCLLDEAGNVTTVPKVVLTAKFTGVPGLAHYLYTGDCTSTGHIVFTGEPLVMKKVRGSQNLTAKIEVQGMRNIKAVERKLVIVPSSKASNMEVFYKYNGDKNLPIRAGSDINGVAGEMIKGITFKIFDEAGREIEMEDHLAKKVKVNWTPKLIKDLVLKGGLPDIKIPTSASDTKYCHISINGTGVDFSFTIKPTPGEPAVLKCKCASTQMRIGETLDGEIVITLKDKKDNEIKNLPSSAIDDLEVSGDDLNIHEIDKSINGNTFVIKGVKFEGNSLGGKELKIKWKELTEYVRLQMVSGPPAKLTIPGWDLTQAVAVFNERKFEKPLIVQVCDELGNPTSDPEVKVQLAKDTGIKLSPAPQPTKVDKAGQVNFGNLIVTAKTGSYEIQPKALYGKVALSGPKLKISVTPDAAKPVSIKLQYDKNAVYVVGFSMPSYTVEVIAEDDTLMTAAQPSYLTMRLWRADNINPKPPDSGSGSKLAISYSPDPRKETDKDGIFVFSNKKVPELAGMHSVVFIYNDGKHEVLSNQVAINVSPGSPAKLVPVYPPGTLTVSNTSKAGARSLIKSVKFELRDKYENKTGHNINGVMAMEIMSTDGTTHEVPNFVGQTRRKETPMSQGQAMAANLTIEEDSPGKDGVQYILRVSILSQKLEQFKIPHYDIPFLFYNDARKQTQMSALTKERDNLKQNIKAYESLFETTQMLIKELQILVNEATKEEKRIKDELKKQKIPESQINNKKNLERLIDHRIKERDELINRPRRVCTVPLAPKENEVLGKVCHLAQAEDEDSARVLSWHMSADMDCVVTHTLKKAKDIYSKSGGKQQVLPLESIYRKTLPDWNKPLPHVRFRPNWKPQGNPMYARNLLIFPHDPDNCKLVFGMLLGDTIILDNLDHANAYRHEIVRFTHCPTILTRTGDRIRSNGKFGGLMNKALPIERLRGMVFGAPLPMAYHAVCTQIDVLQSYREALVKREKATNDLQEQLNNQKTVEMKTKNREYNDAKSQLGQIESRLGMCKQPEQDKQESMDTNENENNAKDINKSRGRRSAAADDGPSAKKSRQASPAVNGSPAQGTRRPKRNIQSPRKF